One Cicer arietinum cultivar CDC Frontier isolate Library 1 chromosome 8, Cicar.CDCFrontier_v2.0, whole genome shotgun sequence DNA segment encodes these proteins:
- the LOC101513448 gene encoding ABC transporter G family member 14 — translation MPQNCIAPKPEEYLSSLSVEASPPNMADTQTTSTVLTYPISTNEQSLVPKLIMYPITLKFEDLIYKVKLEQKGGTCWGSKWSYKEKTILNGITGVVCPGEILAMLGPSGSGKTTLLTALGGRLNGKLSGKITYNNQPFSGSMKRRTGFVAQDDVLYPHLTVTETLVFTALLRLPKTLTRDEKVEHVERVITELGLNLCRNSMIGGPLLRGISGGEKRRVSIGQEMLINPSLLLLDEPTSGLDSTTALRILNTIKKLASGGRTVVTTIHQPSSRLYYMFDKVVLLSEGCPIYYGPASTALDYFSSVGFSTCITVNPADLLLDLANGIAPDSKHVTEQSEALEKERKIVRESLISAYDKNIATKLKAEVCNLEVNSYNKNTKDAFTRNQIKPEQWCTSWWYQFTVLLQRGVKERRHEAFNRLRIFQVISVAFLGGLLWWHTPESHLEDRTALLFFFAVFWGFYPLYNAVFTFPQERRMLIKERSSGMYRLSSYFLARTIGDLPLELALPTAFVIILYWMGGLKPDLVTFILSLLVVLYSVVVSQSLGLAFGAILMEVKQATTLASVTTLVFLIAGGYYIQQIPPFIVWLKYLSYSYYCYKLLLGVQYNENDYYECSKGELCKVVDFGPIKSMGLNHMWVDVFIMALMLVGYRLVAYFALHRVR, via the exons ATGCCACAGAATTGCATAGCACCAAAACCAGAAGAATACTTGAGTAGTCTCTCAGTGGAAGCATCACCACCAAATATGGCTGACACTCAAACAACTTCAACTGTCCTTACTTACCCCATTAGTACAAATGAACAATCATTAGTACCAAAACTTATTATGTATCCTATAACTTTAAAG TTTGAGGATTTGATATACAAAGTTAAACTAGAGCAAAAAGGAGGAACTTGTTGGGGAAGTAAATGGAgttataaagaaaaaactatACTAAATGGAATAACAGGTGTTGTGTGTCCAGGTGAAATACTAGCTATGTTAGGTCCATCAGGTAGTGGCAAAACAACACTCCTAACCGCTCTCGGCGGCCGTCTCAACGGTAAACTATCAGGAAAAATCACATACAACAATCAACCTTTCTCAGGTTCTATGAAAAGAAGAACAGGTTTTGTAGCTCAAGATGATGTGTTATACCCTCACCTAACTGTCACTGAAACTTTAGTCTTTACAGCACTTTTGAGGCTTCCTAAAACCTTAACAAGAGATGAAAAAGTTGAGCATGTAGAGAGAGTTATAACTGAGTTAGGACTAAACCTTTGTAGGAATAGTATGATAGGAGGACCACTTTTGAGAGGAATATCAGGTGGTGAAAAAAGGAGAGTGAGTATAGGACAAGAAATGCTTATTAATCCAAGTCTTTTGTTGCTTGATGAACCTACTTCAGGTTTAGATTCTACAACAGCTTTAAGGATCTTGAACACCATTAAAAAACTTGCTAGTGGTGGTAGAACTGTTGTTACAACAATTCATCAACCTTCAAGTAGACTTTACTATATGTTTGATAAAGTTGTGTTGCTATCTGAAGGCTGTCCTATATATTATGGTCCTGCTTCAACTGCTCTTGATTACTTCTCATCTGTTGGCTTTTCAACTTGCATCACTGTTAATCCAGCTGATCTCTTGCTTGATCTTGCTAATG GGATTGCTCCTGACTCAAAGCATGTAACTGAACAAAGTGAGGCActggaaaaggaaaggaagatTGTGAGAGAATCTCTCATCTCTGCTTATGATAAGAACATAGCTACAAAGCTGAAAGCTGAAGTTTGCAACCTTGAGGTGAACAGCTACAACAAGAACACAAAAGATGCTTTCACAA GGAATCAAATAAAACCAGAACAATGGTGTACAAGTTGGTGGTATCAGTTCACTGTACTATTACAAAGAGGAGTTAAGGAGAGAAGGCATGAAGCCTTTAACAGGCTGAGAATATTCCAAGTCATAAGTGTAGCTTTTCTTGGTGGACTCTTGTGGTGGCATACACCAGAATCACACCTTGAAGATAGG ACAGCTTTGCTTTTTTTCTTTGCTGTTTTCTGGGGATTCTACCCTCTCTACAATGCAGTTTTCACATTTCCACAAGAAAGAAGAATGCTAATCAAGGAACGGTCGTCGGGAATGTACCGTCTTTCTTCCTACTTTCTTGCAAGAACAATAGGAGACTTGCCACTAGAACTTGCACTTCCAACAGCATTTGTCATCATATTATACTGGATGGGAGGACTTAAACCTGATCTTGTGACTTTCATCCTTTCTCTTCTTGTTGTTCTCTACAGTGTTGTTGTCTCACAAAGTCTTGGACTAGCATTTGGTGCTATTTTGATGGAGGTTAAACAAGCAACAACACTAGCTTCTGTCACAACACTTGTTTTTCTCATTGCTGGAGGTTACTACATACAACAGATTCCACCTTTCATTGTGTGGCTTAAGTACTTAAGCTATAGTTACTACTGTTACAAGCTTCTTCTTGGTGTTCAATACAATGAAAATGATTATTATGAATGCTCAAAGGGAGAGTTATGCAAGGTTGTTGATTTTGGTCCAATTAAATCAATGGGATTGAATCATATGTGGGTTGATGTGTTCATCATGGCTTTGATGTTGGTTGGTTATAGATTAGTTGCTTATTTTGCACTTCATAGAGTTAGGTAG